A part of Streptomyces sp. NBC_01451 genomic DNA contains:
- the secG gene encoding preprotein translocase subunit SecG produces the protein MVLGFSIALIVFSLLLMLLVLMHKGKGGGLSDMFGGGMQSSVGGSSVAERNLDRITVVLGLLWFACIVVLGILMKVNN, from the coding sequence GTGGTTTTGGGGTTCTCGATCGCCCTGATCGTCTTCAGCCTGCTGCTGATGCTGCTCGTGCTGATGCACAAGGGGAAGGGCGGCGGCCTCTCCGACATGTTCGGTGGCGGCATGCAGTCGTCCGTCGGCGGCTCCTCGGTCGCCGAGCGCAACCTCGACCGCATCACCGTGGTGCTCGGTCTGCTGTGGTTCGCATGCATTGTGGTGCTCGGCATCCTGATGAAGGTGAACAACTGA